The following coding sequences lie in one Spirosoma sp. KUDC1026 genomic window:
- a CDS encoding TonB-dependent receptor — protein sequence MTKLTAYRRLIWLFFFVGVHLAAWGQTRLAGQVIHAVNRSGLSGISIAVKGKVAGTITDENGKFALVTAVPTPFTIAVTGVGFQTQERTITSDQVGLTIELQEQPILGQEVIVSASRVEESVMKSPVSVEKMDLRAIQSTPAATFYDALNNLKGVDMSTQSLTFRSVNVRGFGANGNLRVVQLVDGMDNQAPGLNFSIGNIAGVSELDLESVELLPGAASALYGPNAINGLLMMTSKSPFLYQGLSAQVKAGAMNAVNRSTAVTPYYDLAVRYAKAFRNRWAVKANVSYLKATDWQATDYRDQSFANGTTLETGTPQNNPGYDGINVYGDASANLYSSLYGNGQPGTGANGTSQLLGLIESTQIPFANNLTLPQLTGQTSQQLFNAIIPNITISRTGYREQDLIDYKISNLKLSGAIHYRINDALELIGQANWGTGTTVYTGIDRFYIKGFSLGQYKLELKGANFFIRAYTTQERSGDAYATSILGQGINEAWKGSVAGWFPQFFGSYAQSALLGYAQSYLGSVSNGQSSAAALANAQTFVNSQQNAWLSVARGIADNGRLVPGSPAFQQTFETVAAKPIPGNEQGVGARFVDKTNLYHGEFMYNFSRLIKPSTLELIVGGNVRQYALNSNGTIFLTKDDGSEYTINEFGGYAQAAKTIAGVLKLAGSIRYDKNQNFKPQISPRLSAVVTVAGIHNFRASFQQGFRIPTTQSQYINLNTPTARLIGGLPVFAQKYNFAGSPVYTSTSVLAFASAVQNGASPAQASALLQRFTNPGYDPERVETYEVGYKALIKNRLFIDAYYYYNRFLNFEGSQAVVQDNSPGGSGFPLSLLSATTRSVYSFPANAPIQLKNAGWAVSVDCVLPQNFMVGGNISFNTLLNSSEIPYGFLTGFNTPNYRYNVSIGNRNIRQTGIGVNVVWRHQNAFVWESSFANIEATNRRQTIIPAFGTLDAQVNKRLSQYRATLKLGGTNLLGTLYTQSWGNPLIGSQYYVSLLID from the coding sequence ATGACGAAATTGACTGCTTACCGCCGATTGATCTGGCTCTTTTTCTTCGTAGGTGTTCATCTGGCCGCCTGGGGACAGACTCGCCTGGCGGGGCAGGTCATTCATGCGGTGAATCGCAGCGGGCTATCCGGGATCAGCATTGCCGTGAAAGGAAAAGTGGCCGGAACGATCACCGATGAAAACGGGAAATTCGCGCTGGTAACGGCTGTGCCAACACCGTTTACGATTGCCGTGACGGGCGTTGGTTTCCAGACCCAAGAACGAACCATTACGTCCGATCAGGTTGGTTTGACTATCGAACTACAGGAGCAGCCTATCCTGGGTCAGGAAGTGATTGTGTCTGCTTCGCGGGTTGAGGAAAGCGTTATGAAATCGCCCGTATCAGTCGAGAAAATGGATTTACGCGCTATCCAGTCAACGCCAGCGGCTACGTTCTACGATGCCTTAAACAACCTGAAAGGAGTTGATATGAGCACGCAAAGTCTCACGTTCCGGTCGGTTAACGTCCGGGGATTCGGGGCTAATGGCAATCTACGCGTTGTGCAGCTTGTCGATGGAATGGATAACCAGGCTCCTGGTCTTAACTTTTCCATTGGCAATATTGCTGGCGTATCGGAACTGGATCTGGAAAGCGTCGAACTGCTACCAGGAGCGGCTTCGGCGCTATACGGCCCCAATGCCATTAACGGCTTGCTGATGATGACCTCAAAAAGCCCGTTTCTGTACCAAGGGCTCAGTGCTCAGGTAAAAGCGGGGGCCATGAACGCCGTTAATCGAAGTACTGCCGTTACGCCCTACTATGATCTGGCGGTACGTTACGCCAAAGCGTTCAGGAACAGGTGGGCGGTCAAAGCAAACGTATCATACCTGAAAGCCACCGACTGGCAGGCTACCGACTACCGCGATCAGAGTTTTGCGAACGGTACTACGCTTGAAACAGGAACTCCGCAGAACAATCCCGGCTACGATGGAATCAACGTGTATGGCGATGCCAGCGCCAATCTGTACAGCAGTTTATACGGAAACGGCCAGCCGGGTACGGGGGCCAATGGAACATCGCAGCTACTGGGACTGATTGAGAGCACACAAATTCCGTTTGCCAACAACCTGACTTTACCTCAACTGACCGGGCAGACCTCCCAGCAGCTTTTTAACGCGATTATCCCAAACATCACGATCTCGCGAACGGGCTATCGGGAGCAGGATTTGATCGATTATAAAATTAGCAATCTGAAATTAAGCGGGGCTATACATTACCGTATCAACGACGCGCTGGAACTGATCGGACAGGCTAACTGGGGAACCGGCACGACAGTATACACGGGTATCGACCGGTTTTATATTAAAGGCTTCTCGCTGGGGCAGTACAAACTGGAGTTAAAAGGAGCTAACTTCTTTATCCGAGCCTACACGACTCAGGAACGATCGGGTGATGCCTACGCGACCAGCATTTTGGGGCAAGGTATCAACGAAGCCTGGAAAGGAAGTGTGGCTGGCTGGTTTCCGCAGTTCTTCGGCAGTTACGCCCAAAGCGCCCTGCTGGGATACGCTCAATCTTACCTGGGATCAGTCAGCAATGGGCAGTCATCGGCGGCCGCGCTGGCTAATGCACAGACGTTTGTCAACAGTCAGCAAAACGCCTGGCTGAGCGTAGCGCGAGGAATTGCCGATAATGGCCGGCTGGTGCCGGGGAGTCCAGCCTTTCAACAGACCTTCGAGACCGTAGCAGCCAAACCCATTCCGGGTAATGAGCAGGGGGTGGGCGCCCGATTTGTGGATAAAACAAATCTCTATCACGGCGAATTTATGTACAACTTCAGCAGGCTGATCAAACCGTCGACGCTGGAGCTGATTGTTGGAGGAAATGTCAGACAGTACGCGCTGAACTCAAACGGTACCATTTTTCTGACGAAAGACGATGGCTCGGAATATACAATCAATGAATTCGGCGGATACGCTCAGGCGGCAAAAACAATAGCTGGCGTGCTGAAGCTGGCGGGATCAATCCGATACGATAAAAACCAGAATTTCAAACCACAGATCAGCCCCCGGTTGTCGGCCGTCGTGACGGTGGCGGGGATTCATAACTTCCGGGCTTCTTTTCAGCAGGGATTCCGGATTCCAACGACGCAGTCGCAATACATAAACCTCAATACGCCAACCGCCCGGTTAATTGGTGGACTGCCCGTTTTTGCTCAGAAGTACAATTTCGCCGGGAGTCCGGTTTATACGTCGACATCTGTACTGGCTTTTGCCAGCGCAGTACAAAACGGAGCATCGCCCGCTCAGGCCAGCGCCTTACTTCAACGGTTTACGAACCCTGGTTATGATCCAGAACGTGTAGAGACGTATGAGGTTGGCTACAAGGCACTGATCAAAAACCGGCTGTTTATTGACGCCTATTATTATTACAATCGCTTTCTCAATTTCGAAGGGTCACAGGCGGTGGTACAGGATAACTCGCCGGGTGGTAGCGGCTTCCCCTTGTCGCTGTTGAGTGCTACAACACGTAGTGTTTACAGTTTCCCCGCCAACGCACCTATTCAGTTAAAAAATGCGGGCTGGGCCGTTAGTGTCGACTGTGTACTGCCCCAAAACTTTATGGTTGGCGGCAATATTTCGTTTAATACGTTACTGAACAGCAGTGAAATTCCCTACGGATTTTTGACCGGTTTCAACACGCCCAATTATCGCTACAACGTATCGATTGGGAACCGCAATATCCGACAGACTGGAATTGGCGTCAACGTTGTATGGAGACACCAGAATGCCTTTGTATGGGAGTCGAGTTTTGCGAATATTGAAGCGACGAACCGTCGGCAGACAATTATTCCCGCATTTGGGACGCTCGATGCCCAGGTCAACAAACGGTTGAGTCAGTACAGAGCGACCCTGAAACTAGGGGGTACGAATCTTCTGGGAACCTTGTATACGCAATCCTGGGGTAACCCACTTATTGGCAGCCAGTACTACGTGAGTCTGTTAATTGACTAA
- a CDS encoding glycosyltransferase family 2 protein: MNKKVAAVIVTYNRLALLKECVQALETQERLPDAIVVVNNGSTDGTDQWLDSKKNIIAFHQENSGGAGGFHRGMKEAYDLGFDWIWVMDDDGYPHANALQNLLDFPVPGPCILNSLVLSKDDSSKLAFSLKFNGKHVNDAQELMGVPVINGDINPFNGTLIARDIFTKIGFPKKEMFIWGDETEFCTRVAKNGFPLITVTGSIFYHPKAKEETDKDWKYEVIWRKYYGMRNQSLILKNTKNSFYKLYYTKYMAYEFLNILKYQKSLRLTKFLVASEAYMDAILNDFSKRPANIKAISRLGKR; encoded by the coding sequence ATGAATAAGAAAGTAGCTGCGGTAATAGTAACCTATAATCGATTAGCTTTACTAAAGGAATGTGTACAAGCTTTAGAAACCCAGGAGCGCCTACCCGATGCAATCGTTGTCGTCAATAACGGCAGTACCGACGGAACTGATCAATGGCTAGATAGTAAGAAAAATATAATTGCCTTTCATCAGGAAAACTCGGGGGGAGCCGGGGGATTTCATCGCGGAATGAAAGAAGCATACGATCTGGGATTCGACTGGATCTGGGTGATGGACGACGACGGATACCCCCATGCCAACGCGCTGCAAAATTTACTCGATTTCCCTGTTCCAGGCCCTTGCATTCTCAACTCGCTGGTTTTATCGAAGGACGATAGTTCAAAACTGGCTTTCTCCTTGAAGTTTAACGGTAAACACGTCAATGACGCTCAGGAACTGATGGGGGTTCCGGTGATCAATGGTGACATAAATCCGTTCAATGGTACGCTGATCGCCCGCGATATTTTTACTAAAATAGGTTTCCCCAAAAAAGAAATGTTCATATGGGGAGACGAAACGGAGTTCTGCACGCGCGTAGCTAAAAATGGGTTTCCACTTATTACCGTTACCGGCAGCATTTTTTATCACCCAAAGGCAAAAGAAGAAACCGACAAAGACTGGAAATATGAAGTGATCTGGCGGAAGTACTACGGTATGCGAAACCAGTCGCTGATCCTGAAAAATACTAAAAACAGTTTTTATAAACTGTACTACACAAAGTACATGGCCTATGAATTTTTAAATATACTTAAATATCAGAAATCGTTGAGACTGACCAAGTTTCTGGTTGCTTCTGAAGCTTATATGGATGCTATACTGAACGATTTCTCGAAACGGCCAGCCAACATCAAAGCCATCAGCCGGCTTGGGAAACGATAA
- a CDS encoding APC family permease, translating into MADSTSPEPSSSAPLPRRLNLLQGTALNMIDMVGIGPFVVLPLVIKTMGGPQFIWAWVLGAVVSLVDAFVWSELGAAFPQAGGSYNFLKISYGERRWGKLLSFLYVWQTLIQAPLVMASGAIGFSQYASYLMPMEDWQRRVVSGGVVLIIIGLLYRRIDSIGKIGLVMWGAVLLTLGWIIVGGLTNSRIPLSTTFESIQSVSGSVLAAGLGQASVKTIYCYLGYYNVCHLGGEIQRPTRNIPASMFISIIGIAALYLLMNLSVISVVPWQEAQESDFIVSTFVETLYGPDAARLATVLVLLVAFSSLFAVLLGYSRVPYAAAADGQFFSIFAKLHPTRQFPYVSLLILGGLGFVFSLLFRLGDVITAILAMRIMVQFVGQAIGLLLLHRRRSAAEFPFRMPFYPIPVLLAVGVWLFVFVSTGLPFILSGLVVTVLGIGAFMLSAGVRRQWPFEATSGANS; encoded by the coding sequence TTGGCTGATTCTACTTCTCCCGAACCAAGCTCATCCGCACCGTTACCGCGTCGACTTAATCTGTTACAGGGTACGGCGCTCAACATGATCGACATGGTGGGCATCGGCCCATTCGTTGTGCTGCCGCTGGTTATAAAAACCATGGGTGGGCCACAGTTCATCTGGGCCTGGGTCCTGGGCGCTGTGGTGTCGCTTGTTGATGCGTTCGTCTGGTCTGAGCTTGGGGCGGCCTTCCCACAGGCGGGCGGGAGTTATAATTTTCTGAAAATCTCGTACGGTGAACGACGGTGGGGCAAACTCCTTTCCTTCCTCTACGTATGGCAAACTCTGATTCAGGCTCCGCTGGTAATGGCCTCGGGCGCGATCGGTTTTTCGCAGTATGCCTCCTATCTGATGCCGATGGAAGACTGGCAGCGTCGGGTTGTATCAGGCGGAGTCGTACTGATTATCATTGGCCTGCTTTATCGAAGGATTGACTCTATCGGAAAGATTGGCCTTGTCATGTGGGGCGCGGTATTGCTTACCCTCGGCTGGATCATCGTAGGGGGGCTTACAAACAGTCGTATTCCGCTCTCAACAACGTTTGAATCTATTCAATCCGTAAGCGGAAGCGTACTAGCCGCCGGTCTGGGGCAGGCTTCGGTGAAAACCATTTATTGCTACCTGGGCTACTACAACGTCTGCCATCTGGGGGGCGAAATTCAACGCCCGACACGGAATATTCCGGCCAGTATGTTCATTTCAATTATAGGTATTGCTGCGCTTTACCTGCTCATGAACCTTTCGGTAATCAGCGTAGTGCCCTGGCAGGAAGCGCAGGAAAGTGATTTCATCGTCAGTACGTTTGTTGAAACGCTCTACGGGCCGGATGCGGCTCGTCTGGCAACGGTTTTGGTGTTACTGGTAGCTTTTTCATCACTTTTCGCTGTCCTGCTCGGCTATTCGCGGGTACCGTATGCTGCGGCCGCCGACGGACAGTTTTTCTCGATTTTTGCCAAACTTCACCCAACCCGTCAGTTTCCTTATGTTTCGCTGTTGATTCTGGGGGGCTTAGGTTTTGTCTTCAGCCTGCTCTTTCGACTGGGCGATGTGATTACGGCTATTCTGGCGATGCGGATTATGGTGCAGTTTGTCGGACAGGCAATAGGTCTGCTGCTGCTGCACCGGCGCCGTAGTGCTGCTGAGTTTCCGTTTCGAATGCCATTCTATCCAATACCCGTACTGCTCGCAGTTGGCGTATGGTTGTTTGTTTTTGTGTCTACGGGGCTGCCGTTTATACTTTCCGGCCTTGTCGTGACGGTACTGGGTATCGGTGCGTTTATGTTGTCGGCCGGAGTGCGCAGACAATGGCCCTTTGAGGCTACGTCAGGAGCTAATTCGTAA
- a CDS encoding GEVED domain-containing protein yields the protein MVAPLRWLLVILLTTPAIHLRAQHRPESNLPLCATPDLSEDEQRKLSSQAAAALWVKKTSGANLNVITYVPIRPHIIRRSNGTGGMSLDKLANIIANTNRYYLNNNAGIQFYLAGTTPDYIDDDNLYNGFPAFDESSINARDATNALNQYYIHAFTNSSMAGYAYFPNNTVQSTRSFILDEDNEEDMGTRLIPHELGHNFNLIHTFGRQSVGTDELVTRGNGANCLIAGDELCDTPADPYGRQGATTAFQNGCQVYNGTARDAQGLLYQPSVTNIMSYYFACTHDFTQGQYERIQAGLALRQTHSAYSLNYPSTNVSTPGSLAAVLQENNVVLTWQDNATNEIGYFIERSTQPNANFVPIGGTGPNRISYVDTKTTSYTTYYYRIRPANSTANISSVISITTQACNPVYANNCLYGDGLASLTLSGSVLSQNSGCSPSGYNSFTTSTTVTAGQSYTLSGTFLSTNYPEGVTVWADLNRNGVFETEQGERLFQTPTTVFERFTGVITLPKNTTAGPLTIRATLAYDVVPESPCGNYNYGETEDYIVTVNNAAVTQQSSADLSIQFVATPRTPIQNQPITYAVTVVNNGPDDATGVSWQNRLPEGLTFLSGDVGVTAANSVISASNISLSRGNATTFRYQLMPTQAGTFQNAVQITATNQSDPDSQPNSGTGDGQDDMATVDVRTTSAAGAFYASPNPSQIPLPAIASNQPVPDAGKADLSISQMAGNLVAKTGSVISFSLLVSNAGGLTATNVVLRDTLRGLRMVSSPASFTQVALTGTYTVVDFAIQSLAPGALAVVTFTAQIPAGGSLKNTAEVWRVDQSDPDSTPGSQSPSANNLNGEDDICQLALRISS from the coding sequence ATGGTAGCACCTCTACGTTGGTTACTCGTCATCCTGCTAACGACACCTGCCATTCACCTTCGGGCACAACATCGACCAGAGAGCAACCTGCCGCTCTGCGCCACCCCCGATCTGAGCGAGGATGAACAACGTAAGTTAAGCAGCCAGGCTGCAGCTGCATTATGGGTCAAAAAAACGTCGGGAGCGAACCTTAATGTCATTACCTACGTCCCCATCCGACCGCATATCATACGACGCAGCAATGGGACAGGGGGTATGTCGCTGGACAAACTCGCTAATATCATTGCCAACACAAATCGCTATTACCTGAATAACAATGCCGGTATTCAATTCTACCTGGCAGGTACTACACCCGATTACATTGACGATGACAATCTCTACAATGGGTTTCCGGCTTTTGACGAATCAAGTATCAACGCCCGTGATGCCACCAACGCGCTGAACCAGTATTACATCCATGCGTTTACCAATTCGAGCATGGCAGGGTATGCCTACTTTCCGAACAACACTGTACAATCGACCCGCTCCTTCATTCTGGATGAAGATAATGAAGAAGACATGGGAACCCGGTTGATTCCACATGAACTAGGGCACAATTTCAACCTGATTCACACGTTTGGGAGGCAAAGCGTAGGGACAGATGAGCTGGTAACCCGTGGAAACGGAGCCAACTGTTTAATTGCGGGCGACGAACTCTGTGATACGCCCGCTGATCCCTATGGACGCCAGGGGGCCACGACAGCTTTTCAGAACGGATGCCAGGTGTATAATGGTACCGCACGGGATGCACAGGGACTACTGTACCAGCCTTCTGTTACAAATATCATGTCGTACTATTTTGCCTGCACGCATGATTTCACCCAGGGTCAATACGAGCGAATACAGGCCGGACTGGCCCTCCGCCAGACGCACTCAGCTTATTCGCTGAATTACCCGTCTACCAATGTATCAACCCCGGGTAGTCTGGCGGCTGTTCTTCAGGAGAATAACGTTGTGCTCACCTGGCAGGACAACGCAACGAACGAGATTGGGTACTTTATTGAGCGTTCTACCCAGCCTAACGCCAATTTTGTTCCGATTGGCGGAACAGGCCCAAATCGTATCTCCTACGTTGATACCAAAACAACCAGTTACACCACCTATTACTACCGGATACGGCCAGCCAATTCGACAGCAAACATCAGCTCTGTGATTAGTATCACCACCCAGGCCTGTAATCCCGTGTACGCCAATAACTGCCTCTATGGCGATGGACTCGCCAGCCTTACCCTGAGTGGCTCAGTCTTAAGCCAGAATTCGGGCTGCTCACCCAGTGGCTACAATTCGTTTACCACCTCTACAACAGTTACCGCGGGCCAGTCGTACACCCTCAGCGGGACTTTCCTTAGTACAAACTATCCGGAAGGCGTTACGGTCTGGGCTGACCTTAATCGAAACGGTGTATTTGAGACTGAACAGGGCGAACGACTTTTCCAGACCCCAACGACTGTATTTGAGCGCTTTACCGGCGTCATTACGCTCCCTAAGAACACAACGGCGGGACCTTTGACCATACGGGCCACGCTGGCCTATGATGTCGTTCCCGAGTCCCCCTGCGGAAACTACAACTACGGCGAAACCGAAGATTATATTGTAACGGTCAATAATGCGGCTGTGACTCAGCAAAGCAGTGCCGACCTGAGCATTCAGTTTGTGGCTACGCCCCGAACGCCCATTCAGAATCAGCCCATTACGTATGCAGTCACAGTAGTCAACAATGGCCCCGATGATGCTACAGGCGTCAGCTGGCAAAATCGGCTACCCGAGGGGCTTACCTTTCTGAGTGGCGACGTAGGCGTTACCGCTGCGAATTCGGTAATTAGCGCCAGCAATATTTCACTGAGCCGTGGCAACGCTACTACATTCCGTTATCAGTTGATGCCTACGCAGGCAGGTACTTTTCAGAACGCCGTTCAGATTACAGCTACGAACCAGTCTGATCCGGATTCGCAGCCTAATTCCGGCACCGGTGATGGACAGGACGATATGGCAACAGTCGATGTTCGGACAACCTCCGCAGCTGGCGCATTTTATGCCTCGCCCAATCCCAGCCAGATTCCCTTGCCAGCAATTGCATCCAACCAGCCAGTCCCCGATGCTGGTAAAGCCGATTTGTCTATCAGTCAGATGGCTGGCAACCTAGTTGCTAAAACGGGTTCGGTTATCTCCTTTTCGCTGCTGGTCAGCAATGCCGGTGGTTTGACAGCAACGAATGTGGTTTTACGGGACACGCTACGTGGTCTCCGTATGGTCTCTTCACCAGCCAGCTTTACGCAGGTTGCGCTCACAGGTACCTATACGGTCGTTGATTTTGCCATACAATCCCTGGCCCCTGGCGCATTGGCGGTAGTAACCTTTACGGCACAGATTCCGGCAGGCGGCTCCCTGAAAAATACGGCGGAGGTTTGGCGCGTTGACCAGTCCGATCCGGATTCAACTCCAGGCAGCCAGTCACCATCCGCTAATAACCTGAATGGTGAGGACGATATCTGCCAGCTAGCTTTACGAATTAGCTCCTGA
- a CDS encoding FAD-binding and (Fe-S)-binding domain-containing protein, with protein MHTVPLRQLADQLTGDFYDDFTQRTLYATDASAYREMPMAVAVPKTVEDLKTLINFARTHKTSLIPRTAGTSLAGQVVGSGIVVDVSKHFTKILEINPEEKWVRVQPGVIRDELNQFLKPYGLYFGPETSTANRAMIGGMVGNNSCGSNSVVYRSTREHTLAVKALLADGSEIEFSAMSGWDLTKQVAEASRRNGSATLADKILLKTNSILSDSENQEEIRKNFPKSSIERRNTGYALDVLLGMEPFTPDGSAFNLAKFIAGSEGTLCFITEIKLNLVPLPPKEGGLVCVHCHSIDEALRTTLVALKYGPYAVELIDDIILERADSNPEQQKNSFFVQKTPTNHFPIILVVDLSRDTRQEIEQLAQEMEAEMRAAGLGYHYPLLFGEDTKKIWTLRKAGLGLLGNLPGDEKAVAVIEDTAVDVRDLPDFIRDFNEILQKNGMSAVHYAHAGSGEIHLRPIINLKTREGHQQYRMIAEEIATLVKKYDGSLSGEHGDGRLRGEFIPRMVGPHNYELMRELKHTWDPDGIFNPGKIVETPPMDTFLRYEANQQTPAFQTYFRYKDQDVLQHAEQCNGSGDCRKTEASGGTMCPSYMATRNEKDTTRARANILREMLTRSPKENRFDHKEIKEVYDLCLSCKGCKSECPSNVDVAKLKAEFLQHYYDTNGVPIRSRLIANFARFSNLASLVPWAWNGVLGTPSIRRVANRVIGFHPDRTMPLLEKTTLRNWAKNRQKLSGKPSRKLYFFCDEFTNYNDVSVGQKAIQLFERLGYEVVIPEHGESGRAALSKGMLKYAKTLAERNIRALQDIVTPETPLVGMEPSAILTFRDEYPDLVDESLVEAARRIAVNALTFEEFVAREMDASRISADDFTDETRLIKLHGHCQQKAVSSLVPGKKSLSLPKNYTVQLIPSGCCGMAGSFGYEAEHYDVSMQIGELVLFPTVRQQPDNVIIAAPGTSCRHQIKDGTGRKAKHPAEILFEALA; from the coding sequence ATGCATACCGTTCCGTTACGACAGTTGGCCGATCAGTTGACCGGTGACTTCTATGATGACTTTACCCAACGGACTCTTTACGCAACCGATGCATCGGCCTATCGCGAGATGCCTATGGCTGTTGCTGTTCCCAAAACAGTCGAGGATTTAAAAACGCTGATCAACTTTGCCCGGACTCATAAAACGTCGCTTATCCCCCGTACTGCAGGAACGTCGTTGGCGGGACAGGTTGTGGGTAGCGGTATCGTGGTAGACGTATCGAAACACTTCACGAAAATTCTGGAGATCAATCCCGAAGAGAAATGGGTACGGGTACAGCCGGGTGTTATTCGGGATGAGCTCAACCAGTTCCTGAAACCCTACGGCCTCTATTTCGGCCCGGAAACCTCGACGGCGAACCGGGCAATGATTGGTGGCATGGTTGGCAACAATTCGTGCGGTTCCAATTCGGTTGTCTATCGGTCAACGCGCGAGCATACGCTGGCCGTTAAAGCACTCTTGGCTGATGGTTCCGAGATCGAATTCAGCGCTATGAGCGGCTGGGATCTGACCAAGCAGGTAGCCGAAGCCAGCCGTCGGAATGGTTCGGCAACTTTAGCCGATAAAATCCTGCTAAAAACCAATTCGATTCTTTCTGACTCGGAGAACCAGGAAGAGATTCGCAAAAACTTTCCTAAGAGCAGCATCGAACGCCGGAATACGGGTTATGCGCTCGATGTCCTGCTGGGTATGGAACCATTCACGCCCGATGGTTCGGCCTTTAACTTGGCAAAGTTCATTGCTGGGTCGGAGGGTACACTTTGCTTTATTACGGAGATCAAACTCAATCTGGTTCCTCTGCCGCCTAAAGAAGGCGGACTGGTTTGTGTACATTGTCACTCCATCGACGAAGCGCTACGTACTACGCTGGTAGCGCTGAAATACGGGCCATACGCCGTCGAGCTTATTGACGATATTATTCTGGAACGAGCCGACAGCAATCCGGAGCAGCAGAAAAACAGCTTTTTTGTTCAGAAAACGCCAACCAATCATTTCCCAATTATTCTGGTCGTTGATCTGTCGCGCGATACGCGACAGGAGATCGAACAACTGGCCCAGGAAATGGAAGCCGAAATGCGGGCAGCAGGACTCGGCTATCACTACCCGCTCCTGTTCGGAGAAGACACGAAGAAAATCTGGACGCTCCGTAAGGCAGGCCTTGGCTTACTGGGTAACCTGCCAGGCGATGAAAAAGCGGTTGCCGTTATTGAGGACACCGCCGTTGATGTACGCGACCTGCCTGATTTCATCCGCGATTTCAACGAGATTCTGCAAAAGAACGGTATGTCGGCAGTGCACTACGCGCATGCCGGCTCGGGCGAAATCCACCTTCGGCCAATTATTAACCTGAAAACCCGGGAGGGTCATCAGCAATACCGGATGATTGCCGAAGAAATAGCAACGCTGGTCAAGAAATACGATGGCTCCTTATCGGGCGAGCACGGCGACGGTCGACTACGCGGTGAATTCATTCCGCGGATGGTTGGTCCACACAACTACGAACTGATGCGGGAGCTCAAGCATACCTGGGACCCTGACGGCATTTTTAACCCCGGCAAAATCGTAGAAACGCCACCCATGGATACGTTCCTACGGTATGAAGCCAACCAGCAGACACCAGCCTTTCAGACGTATTTCCGGTATAAGGATCAGGACGTACTACAGCATGCCGAGCAGTGTAACGGCTCGGGCGACTGTCGCAAAACGGAGGCTTCAGGCGGCACCATGTGTCCTAGTTACATGGCGACCCGGAACGAAAAAGACACGACCAGAGCCCGAGCCAACATTCTCCGCGAGATGCTGACGCGCTCGCCCAAAGAGAATCGCTTCGATCATAAGGAAATCAAAGAAGTGTACGATCTATGCCTGTCGTGTAAAGGCTGTAAAAGCGAATGTCCGTCGAACGTGGACGTAGCGAAATTAAAAGCCGAATTTTTACAGCATTACTATGACACGAACGGCGTCCCCATCCGGTCGCGGCTGATTGCCAATTTCGCGCGGTTTTCGAATTTGGCGTCGCTGGTTCCCTGGGCCTGGAACGGAGTGCTGGGTACGCCAAGTATCCGTCGGGTAGCGAATCGGGTCATTGGTTTCCACCCGGATCGAACCATGCCACTGCTGGAGAAAACGACCCTCAGAAACTGGGCAAAGAACCGGCAGAAACTGTCCGGAAAGCCGTCGCGAAAGCTATATTTCTTCTGTGATGAGTTTACTAATTACAACGACGTTTCAGTTGGTCAGAAAGCCATCCAGCTATTCGAGCGGCTGGGCTACGAAGTTGTTATCCCGGAACACGGCGAAAGTGGTCGGGCGGCCCTGTCCAAAGGAATGCTTAAGTACGCCAAGACGCTGGCCGAACGAAACATTAGAGCGTTGCAGGACATCGTTACACCCGAAACACCACTAGTTGGGATGGAACCCTCGGCCATCCTGACATTCCGCGACGAATACCCTGATCTGGTTGACGAATCGCTGGTTGAGGCTGCTCGCCGTATTGCCGTCAATGCGCTGACGTTTGAAGAGTTTGTAGCCCGGGAGATGGATGCCAGCCGCATCTCAGCGGACGATTTCACCGATGAAACACGGCTAATCAAGCTGCATGGTCACTGCCAGCAGAAAGCTGTTTCGTCGTTGGTCCCCGGTAAGAAATCGTTATCGCTCCCCAAAAACTATACCGTTCAGCTAATTCCGTCGGGATGCTGCGGTATGGCGGGATCGTTCGGTTACGAAGCCGAACATTATGACGTATCGATGCAAATTGGCGAGCTAGTGTTGTTTCCAACAGTGCGTCAGCAGCCCGACAACGTTATTATTGCAGCTCCTGGTACGTCCTGCCGCCACCAGATCAAAGATGGAACCGGGCGCAAAGCGAAGCATCCGGCCGAGATTTTATTTGAGGCCCTGGCCTGA